The Gemmatimonadales bacterium region AGGATACCGCCGCGGCGGAGGGTGCCCTCACCGGCGCATTGGGCAAGCTCTTCGTGGTGATGGAGCAGTACCCCGACCTCAAGTCGTCGCAGAACGTGCGCGACCTCCAGGAGGAGCTGTCGTCCACCGAGAACAAGATCGCGTTCTCGCGGCAGTTCTACAACGACGTGGCGACCAAGTACAACACCAGGCAGCAGCTCTTCCCGACCAACCTGGTCGTGGGGTGGGCCAGCGCTTCGCCCGCCGAGCTGTGGGAGATCGAGGACGCCGCCGAGCGCGCGGTGCCGCAGGTGGACCTCTCGATGGGGAAGAAGCCGCCGGCGTCGTGACCGAGACGCTGAACCTCCTCGAGCAGCAGGCGCGGAACCGCCGCCAGACGACGCTGTGGCTGCT contains the following coding sequences:
- a CDS encoding LemA family protein; this encodes MPLPFIILVVVIVIVLFWAIGARNGLVTLKNDTLNGWKQIDVQLKRRHDLIPNLVNTIRGSMEFEKETLDAVISARSRAMQGGGGVKDTAAAEGALTGALGKLFVVMEQYPDLKSSQNVRDLQEELSSTENKIAFSRQFYNDVATKYNTRQQLFPTNLVVGWASASPAELWEIEDAAERAVPQVDLSMGKKPPAS